In Leifsonia sp. ZF2019, a genomic segment contains:
- a CDS encoding aspartate carbamoyltransferase catalytic subunit produces MRHLLSTKTLPREDAIRLLDVAEDMADVQEREVKKLPTLRGKTVVNLFFEDSTRTRISFEAAAKRLSADVINFSAKGSSVSKGESLKDTAQTLAAMGADAVVVRHGSSGAPQTLATSGWIDAGIVNAGDGTHEHPTQALLDAFTMRRRLHGAASRGRDLDGVTVTIVGDILHSRVARSNVWLLRTLGAQVTLIAPPTLLPVDVSGWPAAIGYDLDAAIDADPDVVMMLRIQGERMNAAFFPNPREYTRRWGLDDERLGRLGTDSIVMHPGPMNRGLEISAAAADSPRSTVREQVANGVSVRMAALYLLLSGGEREA; encoded by the coding sequence ATGAGGCACCTGCTGTCGACCAAGACCCTCCCTCGCGAGGATGCCATCCGGCTGCTCGATGTGGCCGAGGACATGGCGGACGTCCAGGAGCGGGAGGTCAAGAAGCTCCCGACCCTCCGCGGCAAGACCGTGGTCAACCTCTTCTTCGAGGACTCCACCCGCACGCGCATCTCGTTCGAGGCGGCGGCGAAACGTCTCTCCGCGGACGTCATCAACTTCTCCGCGAAGGGCTCCAGCGTCTCCAAGGGCGAGAGCCTGAAGGACACCGCGCAGACCCTCGCGGCGATGGGCGCGGACGCGGTGGTGGTGCGACACGGCTCGTCGGGCGCGCCGCAGACCCTCGCGACCAGCGGCTGGATCGACGCGGGGATCGTGAACGCCGGGGACGGCACCCACGAGCACCCGACGCAGGCGCTGCTGGACGCGTTCACGATGCGCAGGAGGCTGCACGGCGCGGCGTCGCGCGGGCGCGACCTCGACGGCGTGACCGTGACGATCGTCGGCGACATCCTGCACTCGCGCGTCGCGCGGTCCAACGTCTGGCTGCTGCGCACGCTCGGAGCCCAGGTGACCTTGATCGCGCCGCCGACCCTGCTGCCCGTCGACGTGTCCGGCTGGCCGGCCGCGATCGGATACGACCTGGACGCCGCGATCGATGCGGATCCGGACGTCGTGATGATGCTGCGCATCCAGGGCGAGCGCATGAACGCGGCGTTCTTCCCCAACCCGCGCGAGTACACGCGGCGCTGGGGGCTGGACGATGAGCGGCTCGGGCGGCTCGGCACCGATAGCATTGTGATGCACCCGGGCCCGATGAACCGCGGGCTGGAGATCTCCGCCGCAGCGGCGGACTCGCCCCGCTCCACGGTACGGGAGCAGGTGGCGAACGGCGTGTCCGTTCGGATGGCGGCTCTCTACCTCCTGCTGTCCGGTGGCGAGCGTGAGGCATAA
- the pyrR gene encoding bifunctional pyr operon transcriptional regulator/uracil phosphoribosyltransferase PyrR: MTARTVLQQADIARALTRISHEILESNRGTNDLVILGIPTRGVELARRIAETIQRIEPQSVASPADIVGALDVTMYRDDLARNPIRTPQPTSLPGPIDGKTVVLVDDVLFSGRTIRAALDALNDLGRPRAVRLAVLVDRGHRELPIRADYVGKNLPSASSERIFVRLSGVDGEESVTIESPDADAGAGAEAGA; the protein is encoded by the coding sequence ATGACAGCGCGCACCGTGCTGCAGCAGGCTGACATCGCCCGGGCACTGACCCGGATCTCCCACGAGATCCTCGAGTCGAACCGGGGAACGAACGACCTGGTGATCCTGGGCATCCCGACGCGCGGCGTCGAGCTGGCCCGGCGGATCGCCGAGACCATCCAGCGCATCGAGCCGCAGTCCGTGGCGTCGCCCGCCGACATCGTCGGCGCCCTCGACGTGACGATGTACCGCGACGACCTCGCCCGCAACCCGATCCGCACGCCGCAGCCCACGTCGCTGCCCGGCCCAATCGACGGCAAGACCGTCGTTCTCGTGGACGACGTGTTGTTCTCGGGGCGCACGATCCGCGCCGCGCTCGACGCGCTCAATGACCTCGGACGGCCACGCGCCGTGCGGCTCGCCGTGCTCGTCGACCGGGGCCACCGCGAGTTGCCGATCCGCGCGGACTACGTCGGCAAGAACCTCCCGTCCGCCTCCTCGGAGCGCATCTTCGTGCGTCTGTCGGGGGTCGACGGCGAGGAGTCGGTGACCATCGAGTCGCCGGACGCCGATGCCGGCGCGGGTGCGGAGGCCGGCGCATGA
- a CDS encoding DsbA family protein, producing the protein MKRTRRILAATVVAAALALGASACSMFADTSAPVATDTPPTGVDGAVNFDGRYISAGTGSKKVDIWFDAMCPVCGAFEKANGDTLDAAVKDGSITLRLHPLTFLDRLSNGTGYSTRAAAALTCVGVHDPSHVLEYYQALFTDQPEENSDGLTDKELAKRATDLGIADISGCLDRSGPYQAWAQANTAHSQTGPIEVDGKKVLDKIEGTPTVLVDGKQFTGSISDTDAFRTFLNDK; encoded by the coding sequence GTGAAGCGCACCCGCCGCATCCTCGCCGCCACCGTTGTCGCCGCAGCCCTCGCGCTCGGCGCTTCGGCCTGCTCGATGTTCGCCGACACCTCGGCGCCGGTCGCGACGGACACGCCGCCGACGGGCGTCGACGGCGCCGTCAATTTCGACGGGCGCTACATCTCGGCCGGCACCGGATCGAAGAAGGTCGACATCTGGTTCGACGCGATGTGCCCGGTGTGCGGTGCGTTCGAGAAGGCCAACGGCGACACGCTCGACGCGGCCGTCAAGGACGGTTCGATCACGCTGCGGCTGCACCCGCTGACATTCCTCGACCGCCTGTCGAACGGCACCGGGTACTCGACGCGCGCGGCCGCGGCGCTGACCTGCGTCGGTGTCCACGACCCGTCGCATGTGCTCGAGTACTATCAGGCGCTCTTCACCGACCAGCCGGAGGAGAACTCCGACGGCCTGACCGACAAGGAGCTCGCCAAGCGGGCGACGGATCTCGGCATCGCGGACATCTCCGGCTGTCTCGATCGCAGTGGCCCATACCAGGCGTGGGCGCAGGCCAACACCGCGCATTCGCAGACCGGGCCGATCGAGGTGGACGGGAAGAAGGTGCTCGACAAGATCGAGGGGACCCCGACGGTCCTCGTCGATGGGAAGCAGTTCACCGGCAGCATCAGCGACACCGACGCGTTCCGCACCTTCCTGAACGACAAGTGA
- the nusB gene encoding transcription antitermination factor NusB has translation MSARTKARKRALDLLYSADLRQTPLRQALATEAERAANEPAREASWLYAREIVDGVVDHQDEIDEQIETYAQGWTLARMPAVDRAILRIGVWELLFNDTIPEGVAISEAVEAATVLSTDDSAGFVNGLLAKIAQSNKTA, from the coding sequence GTGAGCGCCCGGACCAAGGCACGCAAGCGCGCCCTCGACCTGCTCTACAGCGCCGACCTGCGTCAGACGCCGCTCCGCCAGGCCCTCGCCACGGAGGCGGAGCGCGCCGCGAACGAGCCCGCCCGTGAGGCCTCCTGGCTGTACGCGCGCGAGATCGTGGACGGCGTCGTCGACCACCAGGACGAGATCGACGAGCAGATCGAGACGTACGCGCAGGGCTGGACCCTCGCCCGCATGCCCGCCGTCGACCGCGCCATCCTCCGAATCGGCGTGTGGGAGCTGCTCTTCAACGACACGATCCCGGAGGGCGTCGCGATCTCGGAGGCGGTGGAGGCCGCCACCGTGCTCTCGACCGACGACTCCGCCGGGTTCGTGAACGGGCTGCTCGCCAAGATCGCCCAGAGCAACAAGACCGCCTAG
- the efp gene encoding elongation factor P, giving the protein MASTADIKNGIVLNIDGQLWSVIEFQHVKPGKGGAFVRTKLKNVTTGKTVDRTYNAGAKIDITNVDRRDYQYLYQDGADFVFMDTSDYDQITIPGPIVGDAANFMLENQNVTVALHEGSPLYVELPASVVLEITYTEPGLQGDRSTGGTKPATVETGYQIQVPLFLETGTKVKVDTRTGDYLGRVND; this is encoded by the coding sequence ATGGCATCGACCGCTGACATCAAGAACGGCATCGTCCTCAACATCGACGGACAGCTCTGGAGCGTGATCGAGTTCCAGCACGTGAAGCCGGGCAAGGGTGGCGCGTTCGTCCGCACGAAGCTCAAGAACGTCACGACCGGCAAGACGGTCGACCGCACGTACAACGCCGGCGCCAAGATCGACATCACCAACGTCGACCGCCGCGACTACCAGTACCTGTACCAGGACGGCGCCGACTTCGTCTTCATGGACACCAGCGACTACGACCAGATCACCATTCCGGGCCCGATCGTCGGCGACGCCGCCAACTTCATGCTCGAGAACCAGAACGTGACCGTGGCGCTGCACGAGGGATCGCCGCTCTACGTCGAGCTGCCCGCCTCCGTCGTCCTCGAGATCACCTACACCGAGCCCGGCCTGCAGGGCGACCGTTCGACGGGCGGCACCAAGCCCGCCACCGTCGAGACCGGCTACCAGATCCAGGTCCCGCTCTTCCTCGAGACCGGAACCAAGGTCAAGGTCGACACCCGCACGGGCGACTACCTCGGCCGCGTCAACGACTAG
- a CDS encoding type II 3-dehydroquinate dehydratase gives MSSVLVLNGPNLGRLGTREPDVYGSGTLDDLARLLRDDAPETTIDLRQTDAEGDLLGWLHEAADTGAPVILNAGAWTHYSFALRDAVSLVTKAGGTVVEVHLSNPHAREEFRHTSVISAVATGVIAGFGFESYRLALAYIRRNAL, from the coding sequence ATGAGCAGCGTCCTCGTCCTGAACGGCCCCAATCTCGGCCGCCTCGGCACCCGCGAGCCCGACGTCTACGGGTCCGGCACCCTCGACGACCTGGCGCGCCTGCTGCGCGACGACGCGCCGGAGACGACGATCGACCTCCGCCAGACAGACGCGGAGGGCGACCTGCTCGGCTGGCTGCACGAGGCGGCGGACACGGGCGCACCGGTCATCCTGAACGCCGGGGCCTGGACCCACTACTCGTTCGCCCTGCGCGACGCGGTGTCGCTGGTGACAAAGGCGGGCGGCACCGTGGTCGAGGTGCATCTGTCGAACCCGCACGCGCGCGAGGAGTTCCGCCACACGAGTGTGATCTCGGCCGTCGCGACCGGCGTGATCGCCGGATTCGGCTTCGAGTCGTACCGCCTCGCGCTGGCGTACATTCGCCGAAACGCCCTCTGA
- the aroB gene encoding 3-dehydroquinate synthase, which yields MTDAEAPTEILVAGVDQYPVVVGRGLRFDLADHLGSSVNKVLLVHPPTLGAAAAELRESLLGRYEVLLAEVPDAEAAKRVEVASFLWQIMGQADFTRSDAVVGFGGGAVTDLAGFAAATWLRGVKLVQVPTTLLGMVDAAVGGKTGINTAEGKNLVGAFYAPAAVVCDLDTLTSLGRNEILAGFGEVVKYGFIAEPEILDIIERDVDVATDPRSPEFRRLVELSIGIKARVVGEDFTEQGLREILNYGHTLGHAIEHAERYQWRHGAAVAVGMVYAAELGRLSGRLSDEAVDRHRRILESLTLPTTYPLGRWQTLLATMQRDKKARGSLLRFIVLDDIGRPTVLAGPDQSLLFAAYQEIAS from the coding sequence ATGACCGACGCCGAAGCCCCCACCGAGATCCTCGTCGCGGGGGTGGACCAGTACCCCGTGGTGGTCGGCCGTGGTCTGCGCTTCGATCTGGCCGACCACCTCGGGTCCTCCGTCAACAAGGTGCTGCTCGTGCACCCGCCGACGCTGGGCGCTGCCGCCGCGGAGCTGCGCGAGTCGTTGCTCGGCCGGTACGAAGTGCTCCTCGCGGAGGTGCCCGACGCCGAGGCCGCCAAGCGCGTCGAGGTCGCCTCGTTCCTCTGGCAGATCATGGGCCAGGCCGACTTCACGCGCTCGGACGCGGTGGTGGGCTTCGGCGGCGGCGCGGTCACCGACCTCGCCGGCTTCGCCGCGGCGACCTGGCTGCGCGGCGTGAAGCTCGTGCAGGTGCCGACGACGCTGCTCGGAATGGTGGATGCGGCGGTCGGCGGCAAGACCGGCATCAACACCGCGGAGGGCAAGAACCTGGTCGGCGCGTTCTATGCGCCCGCGGCCGTCGTGTGCGACCTCGACACGCTCACCTCGCTCGGGCGCAACGAGATCCTCGCGGGCTTCGGGGAGGTCGTGAAGTACGGCTTCATCGCCGAGCCGGAGATCCTGGACATCATCGAGCGCGATGTCGACGTGGCCACGGATCCGCGGTCGCCGGAGTTCCGCCGGCTGGTCGAGCTGTCGATCGGCATCAAGGCACGGGTGGTGGGGGAGGACTTCACCGAGCAGGGGCTGCGCGAGATCCTCAACTACGGCCACACGCTCGGGCACGCGATCGAGCACGCCGAGCGCTACCAGTGGCGTCATGGCGCCGCGGTCGCCGTCGGCATGGTCTACGCAGCGGAACTCGGACGCCTGAGCGGGCGCCTCTCCGACGAGGCGGTGGACCGCCACCGCCGCATCCTCGAGTCCCTCACGCTGCCGACGACCTACCCGCTCGGCCGGTGGCAGACCCTGCTCGCCACCATGCAGCGCGACAAGAAGGCGCGCGGGAGCCTGCTCCGCTTCATCGTGCTCGACGACATCGGGCGCCCGACGGTGCTCGCGGGCCCCGACCAGAGCCTGCTGTTCGCGGCCTACCAGGAGATCGCCTCCTGA
- a CDS encoding shikimate kinase has protein sequence MTVVLIGPPAAGKTRLGKRLAKRLGLAFVDTDARVVAEHGAISEIFADHGESHFRALERAAVVSALAEGGVVSLGGGAVLDLETRADLAGRRVVLLTVQPEAIAQRITGGKRPLITDIESWKRLVAERAELYASLADYTADTSSRPIDTIVEEIAEWVEQEEGHR, from the coding sequence GTGACGGTCGTCCTGATCGGCCCGCCGGCGGCGGGGAAGACCCGGCTGGGCAAGCGCCTGGCCAAGAGGCTCGGCCTCGCCTTCGTCGACACCGACGCGCGCGTGGTCGCCGAGCACGGCGCCATCTCCGAGATCTTCGCCGATCACGGCGAATCCCATTTCCGCGCCCTCGAGCGTGCTGCCGTCGTCTCCGCACTCGCCGAAGGCGGCGTCGTCTCTCTGGGTGGCGGCGCCGTGCTCGACCTCGAGACGCGCGCCGATCTCGCGGGGCGCCGCGTGGTGCTGCTCACCGTCCAGCCCGAGGCGATCGCGCAACGGATCACCGGAGGCAAGCGACCGCTCATCACCGACATCGAGTCGTGGAAGCGCCTCGTCGCCGAGCGCGCCGAACTGTACGCATCGCTCGCGGACTACACCGCGGACACCTCGTCCCGCCCGATCGACACCATCGTGGAAGAGATCGCCGAGTGGGTCGAGCAGGAGGAAGGACACCGATGA
- the aroC gene encoding chorismate synthase — MLRWLTAGESHGPELIAVLEGLPAGVPVSLDAIRADLARRKLGYGRGARMKFEQDALEISGGVRHGSSLGSPIALRIGNTEWPKWVDVMSAAPVEPEKLAGGRGAALTRPRPGHADLVGMQKYGFDEARPVLERASARETAARVALGAVARSFLAELGITLVSHTLSIGPVRVPEGSALPTPADVDALDADPLRCFDPATSERMVAEVDAAHKDGDTLGGVVEVLAYGVPPGLGSHVHWDRRLDGQLAAALMGIQAIKGVEVGDGFLTTTRRGSEAHDELVAQDGAIARTSDKAGGTEGGMSTGTILRVRAGMKPIATVPHALRTVDIATSEEAAAHHQRSDVCAVPAAGVVAEAMVALVLANSVLEKFGGDSLPETARNLRGYLDAIPQNLATERVGAPSA, encoded by the coding sequence ATGCTTCGTTGGCTCACGGCCGGGGAATCCCACGGCCCCGAACTCATCGCCGTCCTGGAGGGCCTCCCCGCCGGGGTCCCGGTCTCGCTCGACGCCATCCGCGCCGACCTGGCCCGCCGCAAGCTCGGCTACGGCCGAGGCGCGCGCATGAAGTTCGAGCAGGACGCGCTCGAGATCTCCGGCGGTGTCCGCCACGGGTCCAGTCTCGGCAGCCCGATCGCGCTGCGCATCGGCAACACCGAGTGGCCGAAGTGGGTCGACGTGATGAGCGCGGCGCCCGTCGAGCCCGAGAAGCTCGCGGGTGGCCGAGGCGCCGCCCTCACCCGGCCGCGCCCCGGCCACGCCGATCTCGTCGGCATGCAGAAGTACGGCTTCGACGAGGCGCGGCCCGTGCTGGAGCGCGCGAGCGCCCGCGAGACGGCCGCGCGCGTCGCACTCGGCGCCGTCGCCCGGTCCTTCCTGGCCGAGCTGGGGATCACGCTCGTCAGCCACACGCTCTCGATCGGACCGGTCCGCGTGCCGGAGGGCTCCGCGCTCCCGACTCCCGCCGATGTCGATGCGCTGGACGCCGACCCGCTGCGTTGCTTCGACCCCGCCACCTCCGAGCGGATGGTCGCCGAGGTCGACGCCGCGCACAAGGACGGCGACACGCTCGGAGGCGTCGTCGAGGTGCTCGCCTACGGCGTCCCACCGGGCCTCGGTTCGCACGTCCACTGGGACCGTCGCCTCGACGGGCAGCTGGCGGCCGCACTCATGGGCATCCAGGCGATCAAGGGCGTGGAGGTCGGCGATGGCTTCCTCACCACGACGCGCCGGGGATCGGAGGCGCATGACGAGCTGGTCGCCCAGGACGGCGCCATCGCTCGGACCAGCGACAAGGCGGGCGGCACGGAGGGCGGTATGAGCACCGGTACCATCCTGCGCGTTCGCGCGGGCATGAAGCCGATCGCGACCGTCCCGCACGCTCTGCGCACCGTCGACATCGCAACCAGCGAGGAGGCCGCAGCGCACCACCAGCGGTCCGACGTCTGCGCCGTCCCCGCCGCCGGCGTGGTGGCGGAGGCGATGGTCGCCCTCGTGCTCGCGAACTCGGTCCTGGAGAAGTTCGGAGGAGACTCCCTCCCGGAGACCGCTCGGAATCTGCGCGGGTACCTGGACGCCATTCCCCAGAACCTGGCGACCGAGCGCGTCGGCGCGCCCTCGGCCTGA
- a CDS encoding shikimate dehydrogenase — MSDASTTPPETDTEAATPQADAASIEDGVSEADAEASIAKLVEAERAAEAEEAAVADAEEAEEREEPEDEAGKSADDEPGAAEEPGAVEDPIPAPPATAPAKPAPAKVAAVKRPPVEPTPGRLSLAVLGSPIAHSQSPALQKAAYGVLGLDWSYEPVEVTEESLAGFIDGLGSEWRGLSLTMPLKKAVLPLLTEVDRVAEQTGAANTVLFDGEAVRGFNTDVAGIVRALAGAGVTEARYVHILGGGATAASALVAAAELGAERADVHVRDLTRSVWLEPLAHDLGLMVRLRSLPQADRSLDVPEVVISTLPGGARVDAIYTDSTRRRAVLLDVAYEPWPSDLARSWAKVGGTVVSGLSMLAHQALLQVRIFVSGDPLEPLADEEAVLAAMLDAVGIDAAGVPFDA, encoded by the coding sequence ATGAGTGACGCCAGCACGACTCCACCCGAGACCGACACGGAGGCGGCGACCCCGCAAGCCGATGCCGCGTCCATCGAGGACGGCGTCTCGGAGGCCGACGCCGAAGCGTCGATCGCGAAGCTGGTGGAGGCGGAGCGCGCGGCGGAGGCCGAGGAGGCCGCCGTCGCCGACGCCGAGGAGGCGGAGGAGCGCGAGGAGCCGGAAGACGAGGCCGGAAAGTCGGCCGACGACGAGCCCGGCGCCGCCGAGGAGCCGGGCGCCGTCGAGGACCCAATCCCCGCGCCGCCGGCCACGGCACCCGCGAAGCCCGCCCCGGCGAAGGTCGCCGCGGTGAAGCGCCCGCCCGTGGAACCGACGCCCGGCCGGCTGTCGCTCGCCGTGCTCGGATCGCCGATCGCGCACTCCCAGTCACCCGCTCTGCAGAAGGCCGCCTACGGTGTGCTCGGGCTCGACTGGTCCTACGAGCCGGTCGAGGTCACCGAGGAGTCGTTGGCGGGCTTCATCGACGGACTCGGCTCGGAGTGGCGCGGACTGTCGCTGACGATGCCGCTGAAGAAGGCCGTCCTCCCGCTGCTCACAGAGGTCGACCGGGTCGCGGAGCAGACCGGTGCCGCCAACACCGTCCTCTTCGACGGCGAAGCGGTACGCGGTTTCAACACCGACGTGGCCGGGATCGTCCGTGCGCTCGCGGGAGCGGGCGTGACGGAGGCCCGGTACGTGCACATCCTGGGCGGGGGAGCGACCGCGGCGTCCGCGCTGGTGGCCGCGGCGGAGCTCGGCGCCGAGCGAGCGGACGTGCACGTGCGCGACCTGACCCGCAGCGTCTGGCTCGAGCCTCTCGCCCACGACCTCGGCCTCATGGTCCGCCTCCGCTCGCTGCCTCAGGCGGACCGGTCGCTCGACGTCCCCGAAGTCGTCATCAGCACGCTCCCGGGCGGGGCGAGGGTCGACGCGATCTACACCGACTCGACCCGGCGCCGCGCGGTGCTGCTCGATGTCGCCTACGAGCCGTGGCCGAGCGACCTCGCGCGCAGCTGGGCGAAGGTCGGCGGCACCGTCGTGTCCGGGCTGTCGATGCTCGCCCACCAGGCGCTCCTGCAGGTGCGCATCTTCGTGTCGGGGGATCCGCTCGAGCCGCTGGCCGATGAGGAGGCCGTGCTCGCGGCCATGCTCGACGCGGTCGGAATCGACGCGGCCGGCGTCCCGTTCGACGCCTGA
- the mltG gene encoding endolytic transglycosylase MltG, giving the protein MTRREARAAREAAGDQTVQPGPQGDVAAPAASSPSAEQREALDRLDFDAVITGPIARVEQPEPEPVGAAVRHGADDLSADHPARALFGTLEDEPAGGGGPPTGESPLAWRQQNYLSHAEPKRKRRWVKPLIVIVVILAVLGGMAGAAYAIFQPQVAQLVNALTPKDDDYPGDGTGEVMFTIVSGDTGSDIATNLHKAGVTKSYDAFYTLLLRQKPEPEFQPGAFKLKKQMSANAALIALQDPANRVENTAVIPEGTAEVDVLQTVADATKIPLADLKAAAANPADYGLPAEAKTLEGFLFPATYTFTPGTTAHDAIKTMVDRMFQSLDAAGVTPENRWNTVVLASIVQREAGHKDDYPKVARVFLNRIAQGWDLQSDATVAYGTGNTHRVETTDAERADASNPYNTYVHPGLPVGPISNPGDLAIDAVVHPADGPWMFFVTWNLETGETIFSTTEAEHEAAVAKWQQWMKDNPGYE; this is encoded by the coding sequence ATGACCCGTCGCGAAGCGCGGGCCGCTCGGGAGGCCGCTGGGGATCAGACCGTGCAGCCCGGACCGCAGGGCGACGTGGCCGCTCCCGCCGCGTCGTCCCCGTCGGCCGAACAGCGCGAGGCGCTCGACCGTCTCGATTTCGATGCCGTGATCACCGGCCCGATCGCGCGAGTCGAGCAGCCCGAACCGGAACCCGTCGGCGCAGCGGTCCGTCACGGGGCGGACGACCTCTCGGCCGATCACCCGGCCCGCGCCCTCTTCGGCACCCTCGAGGACGAGCCCGCCGGAGGCGGAGGCCCGCCGACCGGCGAGTCCCCGCTCGCCTGGCGACAGCAGAACTACCTCTCGCACGCCGAGCCGAAGCGCAAACGCCGATGGGTCAAACCGTTGATCGTGATCGTCGTCATCCTCGCGGTGCTCGGCGGGATGGCGGGTGCGGCGTACGCGATCTTCCAGCCGCAGGTCGCCCAGCTCGTCAACGCCCTCACCCCGAAGGACGACGACTATCCCGGCGACGGCACCGGCGAAGTGATGTTCACCATCGTCTCCGGAGACACGGGCTCGGACATCGCCACGAACCTCCACAAGGCCGGTGTCACCAAATCGTACGACGCGTTCTACACGCTCCTGCTGCGGCAGAAGCCGGAGCCCGAGTTCCAGCCCGGCGCGTTCAAGCTCAAGAAGCAGATGAGCGCCAACGCGGCGCTGATCGCCTTGCAGGACCCGGCGAACCGCGTCGAGAACACCGCCGTCATCCCGGAGGGAACGGCCGAGGTCGACGTGCTCCAGACCGTCGCCGACGCGACGAAGATCCCCCTCGCCGACCTGAAGGCGGCGGCGGCCAACCCGGCCGACTACGGACTGCCCGCCGAGGCGAAGACGCTGGAGGGCTTCCTCTTCCCCGCGACGTACACGTTCACGCCGGGGACGACGGCGCACGATGCGATCAAGACCATGGTCGACCGGATGTTCCAGTCGCTCGACGCCGCCGGTGTGACGCCGGAGAACCGATGGAACACCGTCGTCCTGGCCTCGATCGTGCAGCGGGAGGCGGGCCACAAGGACGACTACCCCAAGGTCGCCCGGGTCTTCCTGAACCGGATCGCGCAGGGCTGGGACCTGCAGTCCGACGCGACGGTCGCGTACGGGACCGGGAACACCCACCGCGTCGAGACGACCGACGCCGAGCGGGCGGACGCCAGCAACCCCTACAACACCTACGTGCACCCGGGGCTCCCGGTCGGTCCGATCTCGAACCCGGGCGACCTGGCGATCGACGCCGTCGTGCACCCGGCCGACGGGCCGTGGATGTTCTTCGTGACCTGGAACCTGGAGACCGGCGAGACGATCTTCTCGACAACGGAGGCCGAGCACGAGGCCGCGGTGGCCAAGTGGCAGCAATGGATGAAGGACAACCCCGGCTATGAGTGA
- the ruvX gene encoding Holliday junction resolvase RuvX — MRTGVRLGIDVGKVRIGVSRSDPHGMIATPVETVARSEDTADRRRIGEIVTELGVFEIIVGLPLALSGAHTPSTADAVAFAEALDAELDVPVRLVDERLSTVSAHSALRASGKNSKSARPVVDQVAATIILQHALDAERASGRPPGQPVETSIGP, encoded by the coding sequence ATGCGAACCGGTGTCCGGCTCGGGATCGATGTCGGCAAAGTGCGGATCGGCGTCAGCCGCTCCGATCCGCACGGGATGATCGCGACGCCGGTCGAGACGGTCGCGCGCTCCGAGGACACTGCGGATCGGCGGAGAATCGGCGAGATTGTGACCGAACTCGGAGTTTTCGAGATTATCGTCGGGTTGCCGTTGGCGCTCTCGGGCGCGCACACCCCGTCCACTGCGGACGCGGTGGCGTTCGCGGAGGCGCTGGACGCCGAGCTGGACGTCCCCGTCCGTCTCGTCGACGAGCGGCTGTCGACCGTGTCGGCCCACTCGGCCTTGCGCGCGTCCGGCAAGAATTCGAAAAGCGCGCGTCCGGTGGTGGATCAGGTGGCCGCCACGATAATTTTGCAGCACGCCCTCGACGCGGAGCGCGCCTCCGGTCGTCCGCCGGGCCAACCCGTCGAAACGAGCATTGGACCCTGA